The Antarcticibacterium flavum genome contains the following window.
TACGATGCTTATAGGTATTGCTCTCATCCTTCTGGGGGTATTGAAATATATAGATTATGCTATTGGATTCTCTACTGTAGGCATTGGTTTCTTCGTAATGTCGTGGGCGTTTAATGCCTTAAAAGGCAGGGTATAGTCGTGACAGCAGAGCAGCAAATAAAGGCCCGGCTCATAAAACACCTGGAAGGAGGGGAGGCATTTATGCCTGTTCAGGAAATGCTGAAGTACATAACGTATGAGAGGGTTGGGGAACGACCAGGGAATTTGCCTTATTCCTTCTATGAATTGTTTTATCATATTTGGTATGCGCAAAAGGATATCCTGGAGTATTGTAAAGCTGAAGATTATGCAGCTCCCAAATGGCCAGAAGATTATTGGCCTCCCGTTTCAAAGCCAGATACTCAGGCAGAGTGGAAGGAGCTGCAGGAGGCTTTTTTTCAAACCCGGAAAGAGCTCATTTTCCATCTTGAAAGCAGTGAACTTTTGCAACCTGTTGGGAATGATACAGAGCATAACCTTTTGAGAGAGATTATGCTCGTAATAGAACATAATGCTTACCACATCGGGCAATTAATGATCCTATTAAGGGAATTGGGACTATATAAATAATTTGATCGAAGCAGCGCAGGATGCGCTAAATTTAAGATATTTGTTGAACAGGATATTGGTTGCAGGGAAACCTCCAACCTTTTAATTTTAAAAAAGTTACAGAAATGGCAGATGATAAGAAAGTGATCTTTTCCATGAGTGGGGTCACTAAAACCTATCCGGGTGCTAATACTCCGGTTATTAAGAATATTTATCTAAGCTTCTTTTACGGCGCAAAGATCGGGATTTTGGGGCTTAACGGTTCAGGTAAATCCACTCTCTTGCGCATTATTGCAGGCGAAGAGAAAAATTTCCAGGGAGACGTGGTATTCTCTCCGGGATATACCGTTGGTTACCTGGAGCAGGAACCAAAGCTGGATGATGAGAAGACGGTTCTGGAAGTTGTGAAAGAGGGGGCAGCAGAGACTGTTGCCATACTTGATGAGTACAACAAGATAAACGATATGTTTGGCCTTCCTGAAGTCTATGAGGATGCAGATAAGATGCAGAAGTTAATGGACAAGCAGGCTGAACTTCAGGATAAGATCGATGCCAGCAATGCCTGGGAACTCGACACTAAGCTTGAAATAGCGATGGATGCCCTTAGGACTCCGGAACCCGATAAAAAGATAGGTGTGCTTTCCGGTGGGGAAAGAAGAAGGGTGGCTTTATGCCGACTTCTCCTACAGGAACCCGATATACTTTTACTGGATGAACCTACCAACCACCTGGATGCAGAGAGTGTTCACTGGCTGGAACATCATTTAGCTGAATATAAAGGAACTGTTATCGCGGTTACTCACGACCGCTATTTCCTTGACAATGTTGCAGGCTGGATCCTGGAACTGGACAGGGGAGAGGGTATTCCATGGAAAGGAAACTATTCTTCCTGGCTGGACCAAAAATCAAAGCGACTTGCACAGGAACAAAAGCAGGCGAGCAAACGACAAAAGACCCTGGAAAGGGAGCTGGAATGGGCACGTATGTCTCCAAAGGGTCGTCAAACCAAGCAGAAAGCCCGTTTGAACAACTATGATAAGTTGATGAGCCAGGATCAAAAGCAAATGGATGAGAAGCTGGAGATCTATATCCCTAACGGGCCAAGGCTTGGTACAAACGTAATTGAGGCCAAAGGAGTAAGCAAGGCATTTGATGATAAACTATTGTATGAAGATTTGAACTTCACCCTCCCGCAGGCCGGGATTGTGGGGATTATTGGACCCAATGGTGCGGGTAAGACCACGATCTTTAAAATGATCATGGGAGAGATAGAACCAGATAAAGGAAGTTTTGAAGTTGGGGACACGGTGAAGATCGCCTATGTAGATCAGTCACATTCAAATATAGATCCCAACAGGACAATTTGGGAGAACTTCTGTGACGGGCAGGAGCTTGTAATGATGGGAGGAAGACAGGTGAACTCCCGGGCATACCTTAGCCGATTCAATTTTGGCGGCAGTGAACAAAATAAAAAGGTTTCAGCATTATCGGGTGGAGAAAGAAACAGGCTTCACCTAGCCATCACGCTAAAGGAAGAAGGAAACGTGTTGTTACTCGATGAGCCTTCCAACGACCTGGACGTGAATACGCTGCGTGCCCTTGAAGAAGGTTTGGAGAACTTTGCAGGCTGTGCGGTGGTTATTTCTCACGACAGGTGGTTTATGGACAGGGTTTGTACCCACATCCTCGCATTTGAAGGAAACTCACAGGTTTATTTCTTCGAAGGAAGTTTTTCTGAATATGAAGAAAACAAGAAGAAGCGCCTTGGCGGCGACCTTATGCCAAAGCGAATCAAATATAAGAAGCTGGTACGCTAAGGAATTTGCAGCTAATAAAGAGAGCCCCGGATTTCCCGGGGCTTTTTTGTGATGAGTATTGAGATATGAGTAGTGAGTATTGAGATTTTTGTTAAAAGATTCTGGAGGCTAGAGACTAGA
Protein-coding sequences here:
- the ettA gene encoding energy-dependent translational throttle protein EttA; this encodes MADDKKVIFSMSGVTKTYPGANTPVIKNIYLSFFYGAKIGILGLNGSGKSTLLRIIAGEEKNFQGDVVFSPGYTVGYLEQEPKLDDEKTVLEVVKEGAAETVAILDEYNKINDMFGLPEVYEDADKMQKLMDKQAELQDKIDASNAWELDTKLEIAMDALRTPEPDKKIGVLSGGERRRVALCRLLLQEPDILLLDEPTNHLDAESVHWLEHHLAEYKGTVIAVTHDRYFLDNVAGWILELDRGEGIPWKGNYSSWLDQKSKRLAQEQKQASKRQKTLERELEWARMSPKGRQTKQKARLNNYDKLMSQDQKQMDEKLEIYIPNGPRLGTNVIEAKGVSKAFDDKLLYEDLNFTLPQAGIVGIIGPNGAGKTTIFKMIMGEIEPDKGSFEVGDTVKIAYVDQSHSNIDPNRTIWENFCDGQELVMMGGRQVNSRAYLSRFNFGGSEQNKKVSALSGGERNRLHLAITLKEEGNVLLLDEPSNDLDVNTLRALEEGLENFAGCAVVISHDRWFMDRVCTHILAFEGNSQVYFFEGSFSEYEENKKKRLGGDLMPKRIKYKKLVR
- a CDS encoding CAL67264 family membrane protein — its product is MGMNKNSIFAWASFCTMLIGIALILLGVLKYIDYAIGFSTVGIGFFVMSWAFNALKGRV
- a CDS encoding DinB family protein translates to MTAEQQIKARLIKHLEGGEAFMPVQEMLKYITYERVGERPGNLPYSFYELFYHIWYAQKDILEYCKAEDYAAPKWPEDYWPPVSKPDTQAEWKELQEAFFQTRKELIFHLESSELLQPVGNDTEHNLLREIMLVIEHNAYHIGQLMILLRELGLYK